The genomic region TGTCCCTGAGCATATTTTGGCAGGGGCGACTTTCACATCTTCAGTTTCTGCAATGGTTTCCTCAGGTAAAGTCGGAACGGTAGTTCTGAAGATACTATACGCTTCAGCAGCCAATTTTTCTATTTCTTGAAGAATGGCTTCTTGTGCTTTTTTGGATCTTGTCCTTTGACTTCTATCAGAGAAAACGTCACTCACCAAGTTCCTCATTTCATTGATTAATCCATCGGCATATGCAGTATTTTCTTCTACTGCTTCTGTACTTCCGTCAGATACCTGAGCATCTTCAGATTGAATCTCTCTTTGTAAAACATTTGCGTTTTTTGAGCTTGAAAGGGGGATGTAGAAGTCATTTCCCACACATCTCAACCACGTACTTTCATTtagtttcaaaagaaaaagaaatcctGCGAGTCCTTCTTCCAAAGTAAACAGTCCCCAGCATCCATTTCCACCCTCTTTTTGCTGCACACAAGATGTCCAtgataataacaaaattaatcaAGAAAATAATTCATTCTTGACAAGTTTAATAGAAAAATTCTTTAGTAAGCACAAAACAGATAATAAATCTTGCTTTTAAAGCTTTTCTAGAGAagcagaaagaaaatgaaagtatAATTAAGATTTACGATTATACAAATTCCTGCGAGCATGAGGATGCTAATAGCCAGAACATACATGCATTCAACAGTTCTCTATCATGTATATCATGTACAACAAGTACGTATGcattaaaaaatttctaataACATCCCCCTATAAGTTACAGAAGGAGTCTTGTCCAAGGAAACCGTTTCTCCTGAGGTTTGGGAATTAATATTGTAAATAATTATGATTGTATTCCTGATTTGTAGAGATCCTTACTTGTTCGCTAAGCATACACGATTGGATAAATAGGCCTTTGTGCTATGAATAAAATAATCAAGATTACAATTTCTATATAGTATAGGCCTCTGATCATACACATGCTCGCAAAAACAATACCCTATCTCTCTACTGTTCAAAATCATGCTTCAACCAACACAGAGATATTTGTATGCGAGAAGAGTTAACTAAAACGAACAATGTAGCACCAGTTTCATGATCTTCAAAATTATTGGAAGTTGTACAATGGATCACTAAACtctgatttccagttattatgtTGTTCTGCAAAAGTATTAGAAATTgttcctttccccaaaaattcaaacaaaaatataacaGTGATCCCATAACTACAATACAACATAATGATTTTATACAAAAGAAGTCAACAAACATTTGGTGTTTATACCACGAGAGAGAATGGTCAACTACAAAactataaataaaatataaagaacAAGAGAGGAGAAGgaatagaaaagaaaaggtcTTAGAAACCTGTAATCGAGTCCGCAAAGCCTTGTCCTTGAATACTACTGTTTCTGGTGGATGCGGGGCAGCTGGAATTTCCCAACTTTTAGTATCATCTCTGCAAACTCCCCAGTGAACAACAGCATTATCAGGTAAATCTGTTTCCAAGTATAGTAGATTCTTAGCTGTCTCAGGGCACTTCCTAACAGAAACAGTTACTGAATTGTTTACAGAAATTTCTTTTGCAATTGGCAGTGCTTCATAGAATCCTTCTAGACACGTAGTTTTCTGTTGAGGGTGTCTGGATTCACTGCCGCTGCTGTCTTGATCTTTGGAATCTGATGATTCTGCTTTGACGAACACGTTGGATAGTTTACCCAAAACTCCTAGAATCAAATTGGACACAagcaattttcaaattttcactcaATTCAGGTTGGACATCTGTGGagaaaaagtgaaaatgaaaaactaatCAACCATAACCCATCTCCTCCACAGCCAAAAGGAGTGCGTATTTGTGGGCTCTAGAATTTAGCTGCGACTGCAAGACAGACGCTTGGCTTAACTGTTGACATTGGTTACATATGAATATAGACTCACACCAGCAAAACAAAACctgttttttattcatttaactGCATCTAAGGATAAGTGGAAAAGGAATCATTTTTAAGAATGTATAGAAACATCGGAGTTCCACTCTTAAGCTGAATTAGGACAGTCTCCTTTTGGGCTTTTATTACACCATTTCTTCGAAGATCACAAATTGGTTCAGATTTAACAGtattacaaacaaaataaatcaaGCAAACCAGAGAATAGAGTGGCATTGACAACCTGGCCACATGCCGAAGCCCTTTGTTTCTCCAACTACATTGTCATCGTCTTGTGGGTAGGCGACAAGAGGCACTCTAAAGTCCCTCCTTCTGTGCTGATACCAAGCACCAGTTTCTTCATCCTGCAACACCAAAACACCCCAACAAGAGCAGACACTGAAGATGGCATAATAACATAATAGCCGGTATATATAACATAAGGGGCTTACTAGTTGAAAATCACAACCTTGAGAACAAAATTTATCGCTGCAATTGCGCTGTTGGGTTTAACATCAATTTTCACTTCATAAGATGTATCGCCTCCCACAGACGACAACGATTCCTTCAAGGGTGTCTCTATTGCATAGTCCTGAAAATCCTCATGTATATCAAATTCATTCCAACCAACAGCTCTGCAATCAAACTTAAGAACCCAAATACATACCTTGATGGGAACTGAACCAGCTGGTCTCATTTCACTAGGAGGCTGTTCCCATTCGCTGCACAATACAAACAAacattttagagagagagagagagagagagagagagagagagagagagagagagtaattgCAATCTACTATTAAAGTCTGAAGATTTTACCCACTAACATCGTCCACAAAAGAAACTCCCCAGTGAAGAACCCATTTTCCAGGAAGATTACAACCCACAGTCAGCACCCACTTCTTTTCATTCTTCCCATGATCTAATTTCACAACGATCTTTCCCTCCACCTACCATTTCAAAGAGGCCAAATCAGATAATTCAGAAGGAAAATTTGACTTTCTGATTGGTCGCCGAGAAACTGTGCGAAACAAACGAGCACCAATCGAAGTTTCCAGCTTTGAAAACACTGTTCATCGAGAAATCACAGAGCTTGAAATTTGAGCTCAGTAATTGGGCTACAAATTCAAGCAGCGTCGACAACCCACAATCAAAAGAAACAGCAAATTCAGAAATGGCGGAAAGAAAGCACAAACCACTTCCGTCCGCTTGAGAGGGAAGGTCTTCTTGTAGAAGGGATCGGCGGATTCGGAGGTCTCGACAGTGGCTGTATCGGTTGAGGCAGCTCTGACTCCGAGAGTGGGACCCCTCCTGGGAGTGGGAGGCTGGAAGTAACAGAAGCTGCGGCCGTTGGAGACTACTAGCTTCTTTGGAAAAGCAGTGAAAGAAGAGCTGAGCTTTAATGGATGATTCGACGGCGGACGGCGGTGTCTGGGTTTTTGTCGACGGTAGTGGTGGAGGTCCCGGAGGAGGGGCTCTATCCTAACCGTCGACATGGTATGAGCAGCGGCCACTCAGAAGAGCGAGAGCATGAAAGAAACGAATTTTATATGGAAAGAATgaaggaggtggtggtggatctcatttattttttattttttattctatttattatCAACGGTATAAAAAGCTTGAGTACTTTTTTATTACCCAAAAGCCAAAAGCAGTTCACCAAAAAGCAAGTCGACTacgttttccaaaaaaaaaaaaaaaaaaaaaaaaaggcatgtCGACTACAAGGCTTGCGTAATCTTGATGTAATCCACGAAGGTACGTCTTCAAAGCCTCTAATCAGAGAATCGTcagtattttaattaataagtgTTTCAAATTCAAGACAATGGATAATTTTACCATTATTCTACTTATTACTTATCGTGATTTAATTTCAAAGTGATGaagtatatttatttttaaacacgaggtttaagttttgaatttttttctcaatACTACTTGTTATACGAAAAAAACTTCTAATAAAGGGATTCAAACTCCATTAATAGAACTAGCCAATTTCGAATACAAGTTATAAGAGCATAGTTTTCTTTTAATCGGATTAATAGATTTTCATGTTTTACCATGTTAAAAGGTTGTGAAGATGTGATGATCAAATGGATTGCCGTTTCAAATTTCTGTTAGAGAAATTCCACCATACACTTGATGAAAGAGATGAAGAGTTCAAAATACGTGACAACTACTATCAAGATTTTACCATTTGTGAGAAGCATAAGTCAAAAAGTTCAAGGAAAATCTCACTTTACAAAAGTCTATTCTTTAGGGCGAAATGCTAACGCTCACGCAAAAAGCATTTTTGGatattctcttttgtttttcctttcacaAAGGTATCTAGGATTAGGAATTCTCGAGTCCACGTGATACACGGGCACGAGCTTTTTCGTTTAAGATCGCTGgatccaaaataaaataaccaaaaaagtCGGATTGGAAGATCTTTGCATAAAAAACCGAAAACACACCATTACTTGTGATCCAAGTTAACAAAACAATTACCAACGATTCGAATTTGCCCTACGTTCGCAACTTTGCTTAAttattggaaaaataaaaaaattcaccgTATACCGCGATTGACAAAAACCCACATTAAGCAGTTTAACGTACACCCTCCGTCAACATTTGGGTTGGAAGGACATTCAAAAGGAATATGACACGACATCGGTTCGTGCCAATTATTTTATACAACCCGATTACCGCCAAAGATATGAAGAAAACGAATACCACCACCGGAAAAGGACCACAAGTTCATCAGAGAAAATTCCCCTTCTGTCTACCTACTCTTATTCCCCCCTCCACCATGCAAAAACAGAAACAATCCACGTTCCATTTTCACAGAATACCTGCATACGACTAGGGCTTGAGTGCCAAGGCTAGACCGATCTTTGCGCTCTTCTCTATTGCCCTGGTATCGACCTCTCCTGAGATGGTGAAGAATGACTTGGGACGCCACTCGTGCTGGATGAGAGCGCTTGCCCTGCCATAGTTGTTCACCCGAGCCTTCACCGTGGTTAGAGGGTCAAGTGCATGCGCTGTGCCGATTGTGAGGCTGTTTTCATTGCTTGAAAAGCTATGGGACAGCTCCGCACCAACAGCAGTGTTGGTGAGTGGACTTACAGTGTGGTAGTAGGAAGCAGTAATAGTATCAGCTTTATCGTTCCTGTATATTCACCAACAATATCGGATCACACATGCAATGACCACATCAACCTAAACATACATATGCAATAAGCCCAACTCGACTCAAATAATGACACAAGATCTATTATGGTTTATCGATCTCGTCAACAGAAGTACTCACAGTAACAGGGAGGCAATGAGGTCAGAATGGGTGAAATTCAACCCTGCATTCACTTTGGTAAAGTTGCCAGAGGCAGTGTCGAAAGAAAGATCAGTTCCCAGAGAGAGAAGATTGTTCCCCACAACACCAGAAAAGTTAACAATCGGATTGGCAGTCAACCCAATGCTAGTGCTTATCCCGGCATATTCATGCTGATATTGGAGTTCCACCTGTTCACAAAACACACAAGTTCGGACCATGAAGAAATGACTTATGCATATGATGCCCGATAAGACATGCATTAACAGAGCAAAAAAGTGAACACAACTGAAGCAACAAGTCAGTCAGAAAATGGACGCGATGATTCTTCACCTTGCCAGATCTCTGGTCAGGGGCAATGAAGCTAAAGATTGCCTTGAGACCAGGTGCAGGTTCATCAATAGTAATGGTCGTGAGAAGCTGCATGTTGAAAGACAATTATCAGTCACAATAACAATGCAACCAAATTACTCCATCATGCATAATCAGTTATAGATTGCCTGTTCACCGCATGAAATTTATAGTGCAACAAAAGGAGAATACTAACACTTGCATATGTAACCCTGTATCGAATATATTAACGATATAAGATAGCGCGTAATTATAAGAACCATACACAAGATGGTGAAGTCTGTAACACAATATTATCAGCTAACTAAATGTAGACAATGAAATTTGTATAATTCGGCCTAAACGGTTGCACTAACGCCACGAAATGTGCTTACAGTCTTATCTAGTAgttgggaagaaaaatgaagaactTATACCAATTCAACACAGTCAgcttttgagatttaaaaaaacaaaaaaaaaaaaaaattcaagtctCATGTGTTAAGTCACATGGAGCACATCTTCAAAGTACCAAGATAAAGTTGCAAAAGTTAgctatgaaaaccataaaacTTCATACTGATCGTACATACACATGACCAAACAGTAATGAGTTCAGGGTCAGGAGGCTTCCAGTTACTGCATTGACCTATTGTTCTttacatgagaagaaaaaaatgctaGTGCAGATACAATTAGCTCTGTTGACTTACGTTAGAGTTGGTGTCAACTTTCACGTCAGTtgtgatgttcttgttcttcagcTGGGTGCTCACATCCCCAATATACAGTTCACCCTTCCTGATTCCAGTTGAACTGATTGCcttgagaagtaaaatgaatcGAAATATCAGAACAAAACAAAGTCGGATAAAACAAAGCTAAAATGACAGCGAGTAGgatccaaaaaatataaaacacacCACGTAAATCACACATAGCAAGCAGCCAGATTACTAATGGAATAACAAAATAAACCTCCGACCCTTTCAAGTAAAGCGACCGAAAACATATCATTACAAACACAACGGCATTGCAAGATCACTTAACATAAACCAATGAAAAACCATGCTGCAAATCCAAGGAATCCGCTGGAACAAACAGCAATCAAACAGGTGACTTATCAATTAGCTTAAAAAATTCAACGAGTCCTTTAAATTCACTACAGAAAAATAGCCAGCATTTCGATAACCGGAAGCATGAATATTAGTGAACTCTTAAGTAGACTGTAAGTGCGGACCTTAAACTTCTAGTATTCATCATGTGATTTGAATGATTTGGTACAGcaacattaaattaaacactttctcagcaaccaaacagaaaataaatttccaaaaagaaaatagatgCACTATTCATTTCTCggacaaaaatcaaaatcaaaaagggaaaaaaattaacaaaaaatatagGAAATTAGAAGCTTACAAGTCCGGTGGAAGTGTAAGTGGTGACGGTGAACTTGTGGTCGCTCTGGTAATCCTTGTAGAGAAGATCTGGGCGGAAAAATACAAATACACATTTTCacgagtgaaaaaaaaaatagaaaatacgataaatcaagaaaataaatgaagaGAAAACGAAAAGGGCGAACCTCTAGCTTTCTTGCCGATATCGAAGTAGAGTCCTGGGCCCTTCACCATGATTGTTTCTCGAGGAAATTTGGAAGGAAAATTTCAGAGAAAGCGGAGCCGGATTTGTGGTCTGGTTCTAAActgaagaagaggaaagagcaAAATGGGCCTAACCTATAAACCCTAGGAACGGTGTTAGTTGAGACTGAGAAGAGTGGCGTGGGCCGTTGGATCTTGTGCTGGGTAGAGTTACGGGTTCGTGGCCGTTGATTTGGAGGAGAGGTATCGGTGATTTGGACCTCGAGAATCGTACGAGAGGTTGCGTTGGGCATATTCTCCTTTTTGGCGTTGTTTCGTGAGACACGTGGAAATaacttatatatatgttttttttttcttccagcttttttgtttgttgatttattttcttcatatatTTTCCTGCATTTTTATTTACACctaaatttttctttaatttgatgAATTAAAAACAACCAATAATATCAAAGAAAGTTTGTAGCTAAATTCtaaaatgttcaaaacattttacTAAAAAGAATGTTCAAAACATTTATCTGCATTCGCTTTCTATTATCGTTTGTATTATTATATCTAGGATAATGCTaactaaatttgaaaacaaaatttacaagttaaatgatgtgttataatagaaataaatatgtttatcaaaatctaattaataaatcaatcatcaattttcatattatttggtttctaaaattttatctataaattcaATCTCTCTATCATTACTCttatatcaaaaaaaaaaaaagattttaacTAATATGATCAAAACATTTAATCTGCGCATTGCCTAAAATTCGACCACCTTTTTTACTGTCGCTTGTATcgtaaaacttaaaaaatgatTAGGCTACTTtgaaaaaagagaataaaattgttgaaaggttttttttattttacaccacgtgattttatttgtttattattttttaattgtctTTTACAAAAGAGTTGACACAATTCTAAATAAAGGACGAACTTAGGGTGACACATCCCGATTCTGAATGTTCACCTAAACTTCAAATCAAGTTGTGCTCGACTGGTGGGATTTTGAGgcattttaattcttttaatgaatctacgGATATTCAGTCATGATTTTAGATGATTCTTTTATTCGAtttgaattttaagatagtttattaaaatctatAGAAatcgggtgtattcaattaggattttaaagaattttacaacattctaggtgtattcaattaaaaattggttttaaagaatttgagaaagttaGAGGAATTAGAaggaattagagagattttgtaatgtatttaaAGCATCCATAAATCTCACATCTTCCTATGAGATTTCGaagaaattaaatcaaaattttatttggaatctttacaaatcaattaaacttcataaaaatccacagatttataaatccattaaaatctctcaaattctcaagtCAATACCCTAATCTGCAGAACTCAATTCTAGGGACTTGATAAATTTTCTATTTCAGAGACCATTTAATCAAAATGGTCAAAATTCATGGACCAATCATCATaaaaaccttttcttttttataatatCAAAAAGACCCTTAAACCACAAATGGAGCAAGATAAATAGTTCGAATTGCTTCTTAGACTATATTATAAAGTCGAAACAACACCCTTgagtttcttcaaaaaaaaaaaaaaaacaacacccTTGAGTTTCAAAACCAAGATATTAACAAGCACAGAAAATTCATCCTACacattaatattatatacatgACTGTGTCCACACTCTTTTAGATCCTACAGCACACCAAATTCGAGTCTAGCGTAACTGCGCTGACATTCAGTGCCGCGCCCAACGGCATTACTCCTGAATCGAACTTCCTTGAAGGAGTCCGTCTCTTATCTGCGACGCAATGTCTCTCACAGCACCTGGTCCGTGTGGGATGAAAACCGAATTGGACTTTGAGGATGCACCAATCTCCTTCATTGTGTCAAAGTACTGGGTCACGAGAACCATGTCCATGACATCCTTGGATGTTGTCCCAGGTACGTTCTCAGAGAAGGCCAGCACACTGTCTCTCAGCCCGTCCACAATGGCCTGGCGCTGCCTTGCTATGCCAAGCCCCGACAGATATTTGGACTCTGCTTCTCCCTCAGCTCGCTTAATCTGTAGTATCTTCTCTGCTTCAGCTTTCTCACTTGCAGCCACCCTCATCCTAGCAGCTattagttaatgaaaaacatgCATATGTTAGTCGTTCTGCAGCTGCCATGGCCAAACAAACTTAATAATTCAAAGAAAAACTTTCTTGCAGGTGCACTCGTGTTAAAATTCACAGAGACGCATGAGACATCAGTCTCGATACTTTTCATGCTACAGAGGTGCTCACAGAATCCTTGTGCATCTCaagaatggttatgtctttctGTTTTAGGCACACTGAAGCCGTTTGGATGACAGGAGTCGAAAACCTTATAGATGAAAAACATCCTAATCCTTTTAATTACCAGAAAACTGTATCAGTCAAGGATGGCAAGAAATAGAACAGACTTCGAAATCCATTGTCAGTTGAGACAAAAACTACCAAAAAAACAACATGGAACTAACAAAATTTGACCTCCAGATGAGCCTCGTCCAGGGCATACAAAATGAAACAGGGTTCAATTTTGACTAGCCTTTCGTAAAGTTTCGAAATAAATTAATCTTTACTCGAACAATGCATGCAACAAAACAAGCCTACTAAAATGTTTTAAACAAAACATTAAATGTCATAAGACCATATGGATTTAAACATATTATTATACCTGCATTAATCTCATTCATCGATCTCTTCACGTGCTCATCTGGTTCGATATCCACAATTAGTGTTTGAACTATCTCAAACCCATAATGTGACATGGCCTGCGTATCCACAATAAATTACTATGCGTGACAGAAGTTTCATAATGAAATCTAAGCCAAACAAGGCAGACACATCTGTACCTTTTCAAgttcttcttccacagctttgGCTATATCATTCTTCTGCTCAAAGGTTGAATCTAGGTCCAATTTCGGAACACTTGCCCTAATCACTGAAAGAACAATAGACTTCTGTTAGTTTTATCTGCAAGCTACAATATTGACGGTAAATTCCTCACCCCAGGAAAAATGACATAAGAACAAGAATCAGACATACTTTCAACGCAAAACCTCAAGCCTAGGAAATATTCTACACCGATATTCAAAACataaacttcttatttttcTATCTCTGTTTCCAAGAAATTTTGTGTTTTACTCAAA from Pyrus communis chromosome 4, drPyrComm1.1, whole genome shotgun sequence harbors:
- the LOC137731470 gene encoding alpha-amylase 3, chloroplastic-like, whose amino-acid sequence is MSTVRIEPLLRDLHHYRRQKPRHRRPPSNHPLKLSSSFTAFPKKLVVSNGRSFCYFQPPTPRRGPTLGVRAASTDTATVETSESADPFYKKTFPLKRTEVVEGKIVVKLDHGKNEKKWVLTVGCNLPGKWVLHWGVSFVDDVSGEWEQPPSEMRPAGSVPIKDYAIETPLKESLSSVGGDTSYEVKIDVKPNSAIAAINFVLKDEETGAWYQHRRRDFRVPLVAYPQDDDNVVGETKGFGMWPGVLGKLSNVFVKAESSDSKDQDSSGSESRHPQQKTTCLEGFYEALPIAKEISVNNSVTVSVRKCPETAKNLLYLETDLPDNAVVHWGVCRDDTKSWEIPAAPHPPETVVFKDKALRTRLQQKEGGNGCWGLFTLEEGLAGFLFLLKLNESTWLRCVGNDFYIPLSSSKNANVLQREIQSEDAQVSDGSTEAVEENTAYADGLINEMRNLVSDVFSDRSQRTRSKKAQEAILQEIEKLAAEAYSIFRTTVPTLPEETIAETEDVKVAPAKICSGTGTGFEILCQGFNWESSKSGRWYMELKSKAAELSSLGFTVIWFPPPTESVSPQGYMPRDLYNLNSRYGNMDELKETVKVFHDVGMKVLGDAVLNHRCAHYRNQNGVWNIFGGRLNWDDRAVVADDPHFQGRGNKSSGDSFHAAPNIDHSQDFVRKDIREWLCWLRNDIGYDGWRLDFVRGFWGGYVRDYIDASEPYFAVGEFWDSLSYTYGQMDRNQDAHRQRIVDWINATNGTCGAFDVTTKGILHAALERCEYWRLSDEKGKPPGVLGWWPSRAVTFIENHDTGSTQGHWRFPNGKEMQGYAYILTHPGTPTVFYDHIFSHYQSEIAALISLRNRNKLNCRSTVKIIKAERDVYAAIIDEKVVIKIGPGHYEPASGPQNWNKSLEGRDYKVWEASLVFSTPVCI
- the LOC137730848 gene encoding mitochondrial outer membrane protein porin of 36 kDa-like encodes the protein MVKGPGLYFDIGKKARDLLYKDYQSDHKFTVTTYTSTGLAISSTGIRKGELYIGDVSTQLKNKNITTDVKVDTNSNLLTTITIDEPAPGLKAIFSFIAPDQRSGKVELQYQHEYAGISTSIGLTANPIVNFSGVVGNNLLSLGTDLSFDTASGNFTKVNAGLNFTHSDLIASLLLNDKADTITASYYHTVSPLTNTAVGAELSHSFSSNENSLTIGTAHALDPLTTVKARVNNYGRASALIQHEWRPKSFFTISGEVDTRAIEKSAKIGLALALKP
- the LOC137730879 gene encoding hypersensitive-induced response protein 2 encodes the protein MGQALGCIQVDQSTVAIRESFGKFDDVLQPGCHCLPWCLGSQVAGHLSLRVQQLDVRCETKTKDNVFVTVVASIQYRALAEKASDAFYKLSNTRGQIQSYVFDVIRASVPKLDLDSTFEQKNDIAKAVEEELEKAMSHYGFEIVQTLIVDIEPDEHVKRSMNEINAAARMRVAASEKAEAEKILQIKRAEGEAESKYLSGLGIARQRQAIVDGLRDSVLAFSENVPGTTSKDVMDMVLVTQYFDTMKEIGASSKSNSVFIPHGPGAVRDIASQIRDGLLQGSSIQE